Proteins encoded in a region of the Mycolicibacterium duvalii genome:
- a CDS encoding polyphosphate kinase 2 family protein translates to MSEPLDLPSLWSHEPHEHLKFRPGDLVADIDADATPGFRGNKQDAPTLQEERNVRFAELQEKLYANSRSGDHRSVLLVLQGMDTAGKGGIVKHVVGGANPQGIQYHSFGKPTPEELSHHYLWRIRKALPAAGHIGVFDRSHYEDVLIVRVHNLVPQEVWEPRYDEINAFERELTDSGTTLVKVAMFVSLAEQKKRLASRLQRPDKYWKYNPADIDERLKWPLYEQAYQAMLDRTSTPYAPWHIVPCNRKWYSRLAVTELLIEALKRLNMAWPPPDFDVEAEKKRLASA, encoded by the coding sequence ATGAGCGAACCTCTCGATCTGCCGTCGCTGTGGTCGCACGAACCGCACGAGCACCTCAAGTTCCGTCCCGGCGACCTCGTCGCCGACATCGATGCCGACGCCACCCCCGGTTTCCGCGGCAACAAGCAAGATGCGCCGACCCTGCAGGAGGAGCGCAATGTCCGCTTCGCCGAGCTGCAGGAGAAGCTCTACGCGAACAGCCGCTCCGGTGATCACCGATCGGTGCTGCTCGTGCTGCAGGGGATGGACACCGCCGGCAAGGGCGGCATCGTGAAGCACGTTGTCGGAGGAGCGAATCCACAGGGCATCCAGTATCACAGCTTCGGCAAGCCGACCCCCGAGGAGCTGTCCCACCACTACCTGTGGCGAATCCGCAAGGCGCTACCCGCAGCGGGCCATATCGGGGTGTTCGACCGGTCCCACTACGAGGACGTGCTCATCGTGCGCGTGCACAACCTGGTGCCGCAGGAGGTCTGGGAACCGCGCTACGACGAGATCAACGCCTTCGAACGCGAACTCACCGACAGCGGAACAACCTTGGTGAAGGTCGCGATGTTCGTCTCTCTCGCCGAGCAGAAGAAGCGGCTCGCGTCACGGCTGCAACGGCCGGACAAGTACTGGAAGTACAACCCCGCCGACATCGATGAGCGGCTGAAATGGCCGCTCTACGAACAGGCCTATCAGGCCATGCTGGACCGCACGTCCACCCCCTACGCGCCCTGGCACATCGTGCCGTGCAACCGAAAATGGTACAGCCGGTTGGCGGTCACCGAGCTGCTCATCGAGGCCCTCAAGCGACTCAACATGGCCTGGCCGCCACCGGATTTCGACGTCGAGGCAGAGAAGAAGCGGTTGGCCTCGGCGTAG
- a CDS encoding TetR/AcrR family transcriptional regulator, with protein sequence MAQTSPQVAVKTDGRKRRWHRHKVERRNELVDGTLEAIRRLGSNVSMDEIAAEIGVSKTVLYRYFVDKNDLTTAVMMRFAQTTLIPNMAAALSSNLDGYELTREIIRVYVATVAAEPEPYRFVMANNSASKSKAVAESEQIIARMLAVMLRRRMVAVGMDTGGVEPWAFHIVGGVQLATHSWMSHPRMTADELIDYLTMLSWSALCGIVEVNGSLERFRQSPHPSPILPA encoded by the coding sequence GTGGCACAAACATCACCGCAGGTGGCGGTCAAGACCGACGGGCGCAAACGCCGCTGGCATCGACACAAGGTCGAGCGTCGGAACGAGCTGGTGGACGGCACACTGGAGGCCATCCGCCGGCTCGGCAGCAACGTCAGCATGGACGAGATCGCCGCCGAGATCGGCGTGTCGAAGACGGTGCTCTACCGCTACTTCGTCGACAAGAACGACCTCACGACCGCGGTGATGATGCGGTTCGCGCAGACCACGCTGATCCCGAACATGGCCGCCGCACTGTCGTCAAACCTCGACGGGTACGAGCTCACCCGCGAGATCATCCGCGTCTACGTCGCGACCGTCGCCGCCGAACCCGAGCCCTACCGTTTCGTCATGGCCAACAACTCGGCCAGCAAGAGCAAGGCCGTCGCCGAGTCCGAACAGATCATCGCGCGGATGCTGGCGGTGATGCTGCGCCGGCGGATGGTGGCCGTGGGCATGGACACCGGCGGCGTGGAGCCGTGGGCCTTCCACATCGTCGGCGGGGTGCAGTTGGCCACGCACTCGTGGATGTCGCATCCGAGGATGACCGCCGACGAGCTGATCGACTACCTGACGATGCTGTCGTGGAGCGCGCTGTGCGGCATCGTCGAGGTGAACGGGTCCCTGGAGCGGTTCCGTCAGAGCCCGCACCCGTCGCCCATCCTTCCTGCTTGA